A window of Belonocnema kinseyi isolate 2016_QV_RU_SX_M_011 chromosome 10, B_treatae_v1, whole genome shotgun sequence genomic DNA:
tttgcaccactacgccTGTTCTCTTTCTCCCACCAagactccctaaccaatttacttcccccctttCCAAACATTtcttctcatatttacacgctcgactccctgttataatccctaaattcgttcttgctgtctccctcctgagaATATAGTTCgacgtattccttgccaaccctagtatccactttacatacctctcctgtaccctatttacctcctcacttaccttccaaccccacacctccacttcgtaaaataagacactcatcactagcgaatcgcaaaatttcattctcctttcaaaatcatctgcgaacaatctcttccccaacccccacacctgcctcatcaccacatttgccctttttactctctcttttatatgaccatcgactcccccatttcttcgtaacaggaagcccaggtatacaaactctttcacctcctgtaccgcttttcccttccattttcactcccctcccccatctcttccacctcctttcctgaaatgaaaatgaaaaaaaatgaaatgaaaatgaaaaagttattttgatcgttattataagaattttatttcacacattttcaattttaaattattttattctaaaacagtGGCCTCGGAAGAGATTATATTATATCATCAAGAATATTTTTTGctggaatttttgtttaaactataagCATGTGTGAATATAATTTGTTATAGCATATAGTTTCTTCAGTGGCATGTATTCGattagaaaatctaaaattttgggGAAAACAATAATGCTAAACTTTACTTCCTCACAAAGGAATCTTCACAATAGTAACGATTaaggaaagttttttaatttgttcaattaaacatttaaaatttttaaatatccattAGAATGGTCTAAGCAATTGTTTtctctttcgtcgcgttttctgcgcTACATCCCCATTCCTGGCTACAGCTCGAGTACTCATTTGGttctgctttacaactttttttagcactttataatattttaaaagtcaaaCTGTGGACCGTTACAGAATTTTCCGTAAGACTTGTCCATATCATTCAGGGTTGACATTACGATGAATACTATAATGACAGTCCTAacagatattagaaaatatctaaAGTCAGATGCAGATCCCGTTacatacttgaaaattaatataattaaacattttaatatcaGGTCCCCGTATGAATAAAAGATTAATATAATTTGGGCTTACCTCTAAAATCCAGAAGCCGCTGACTATGGACAATTTGGTGATAAAACGTCGGGGTTGCAAACTGGTACAGTTGGAGTCACAATATATATTGGGCCATGTTCCAAGGATTGGTTGTCGTAACCAAGGCCCATGCCAGCAGTGCCACCAACGCCACAGCCAACGCGGCATATATAGCCACAACTTCCGGGATCttctttcacaaaattttttcccCCTTTTCCAATACCTTTTCCGGCACTTTTCCCCCCACTTCCACCCTTTCCGCCTCCGCTACTGTGTCCACCTCCACCGCCGTGACCACCTCCACCACCATGTCCACCTCCGCCGCCGCCTTTGGCGTCAGAACCGGCCATTTGAGACAGTGCAATAATGCATCCTAGGAAGAAGATAATAACAGTTCTTGCGGATACCATggttaaagttcaattattttgagaTGTCTTTCTTATATAGCTTTGAGCGTAGACAGAATATTATTTGTCCTGATTATAATGATAAACAttgttatatttatgaaaatgtcaGAGTTTTCTGAAGAGTTCGTCATTATTGTGACTCAACTATCTACATTAATTGTATAGAGAtcaaaaataagataataaacCATCATTTATTCTCTACAGTTGTATTTAATGACTGATACCGTTGTTATTCAGTAGAGTAGGTGCTATAGTCgagtatttttttatcattcagtCCACAAACTCATGTACATAgattttattcctttttatatttagtggaatttaataaaaaactttattcgtGCTTGCGTCAACCctaatttcggaaaaaattagaGGGCGGGGCAATAAAATATCACTACGtgaacatttaataaaaacaGTGTATGAATCTGAAATAATCAGTTTGCATATATACAGAAATTAGAAACAGAGAGAAAAATTAGTAAGTTAATTTGGGATGCTGATCAATTTCGAAgctgtttacaatttaaaatttgcgaaattgtttaattttatgtgCTTATATTTTACGATCTAAagttatgaaactttttaaaaaaataaatctaaggTAGATGTCCCAGTAATCATGAAACTTAGTcttaatttaaatgtatttttttaatacattaaaattaacatttgatgCTAAATCCCatttattaaatatcat
This region includes:
- the LOC117181214 gene encoding glycine-rich cell wall structural protein-like gives rise to the protein MVSARTVIIFFLGCIIALSQMAGSDAKGGGGGGHGGGGGHGGGGGHSSGGGKGGSGGKSAGKGIGKGGKNFVKEDPGSCGYICRVGCGVGGTAGMGLGYDNQSLEHGPIYIVTPTVPVCNPDVLSPNCP